In Wolinella succinogenes DSM 1740, a single genomic region encodes these proteins:
- a CDS encoding dehypoxanthine futalosine cyclase has protein sequence MRLSDAEILHELRHTPLKELGERAYEVKKRLHPKRITTFVVDRNINYTNICWVDCKFCAFKRKLSQEETYILSFEEIDRKIEELIAIGGTQILFQGGVHPELKIEWYENLVSHIAQKFPEITIHGFSAIEVDYIARLSKLSLKETLQRLQAAGLSSIPGAGAEILSDRVRDIIAPKKLSADRWIEVHRTAHQIGMKSTATMMFGTIEEEEDIIEHWRRIRELQEETGGFRAFILWSFQPHHTPLKAEFPHLQKSSSNRYLRLLAASRLYLDNFPNLQSSWVTQGSYIGQMALLFGANDLGSTMMEENVVSAAGARNQMNQEEMIALIKDVGELPAKRNTAYEILERY, from the coding sequence ATGCGTCTAAGCGATGCAGAGATTTTGCATGAGCTGCGCCATACTCCTCTTAAGGAGCTGGGTGAGCGAGCCTATGAGGTCAAAAAGCGTCTCCATCCCAAGCGAATCACCACCTTTGTAGTGGATCGCAACATCAACTACACCAATATCTGCTGGGTGGATTGTAAGTTTTGCGCCTTTAAGCGCAAGCTCTCCCAAGAGGAGACCTATATCCTCTCCTTTGAGGAGATTGATCGAAAGATTGAGGAGCTAATCGCCATTGGCGGGACGCAGATTCTCTTTCAAGGAGGGGTGCATCCTGAGCTAAAGATTGAGTGGTATGAGAATCTTGTCTCTCATATTGCCCAAAAGTTCCCAGAGATCACCATTCATGGCTTCTCGGCCATCGAAGTGGACTACATCGCACGCCTCTCGAAACTCTCCCTCAAAGAGACACTTCAAAGACTCCAAGCCGCGGGACTCTCTTCGATTCCTGGGGCGGGGGCGGAGATTTTGAGCGATCGCGTGCGCGATATTATCGCGCCTAAAAAGCTGAGTGCGGATCGCTGGATTGAAGTGCATCGTACCGCCCATCAAATCGGCATGAAAAGCACTGCCACGATGATGTTTGGGACGATTGAAGAGGAAGAAGATATCATCGAGCATTGGAGAAGAATCCGAGAGCTGCAAGAGGAGACGGGGGGGTTTCGCGCCTTTATCCTTTGGTCTTTTCAGCCTCATCACACTCCACTCAAAGCCGAGTTTCCCCATCTTCAAAAAAGCTCTTCCAATCGCTACTTAAGACTTTTAGCCGCCAGCCGGCTCTATCTGGATAATTTCCCTAACCTCCAGAGCTCTTGGGTGACCCAAGGGAGCTACATCGGGCAGATGGCACTTCTTTTTGGAGCGAACGATCTAGGGAGCACTATGATGGAGGAGAATGTCGTCTCCGCCGCAGGAGCAAGGAATCAAATGAATCAAGAGGAGATGATCGCCC